The genomic DNA CCGGCACAATGCCGCTCGTGGTCGTGCCATGAGCCTGCGAGGACGCGTGGCGGCGCAGAGCGTCGCCGTGCAGCTCCTGCTGCTGCAGGTGGTCGTCGTCGCGGCGGTCGTGCTCGTCGGCGGGGCCCTGGCGCTGGCCGACGCGCGAGGCGACCAGCGGCGCGAGGCGGAGACGGCCACCCTGCTGGTGGCCCACACGGTGGCCACGACGCCCGAGGTGGTCGACGCGGTGGCCGCGCCCGACCCGACCGCCGTCCTCCAGCCGTACGCGCTCGCCGTGCAGCAGCAGACCGGGACCGACTTCGTGGTGATCATGACCACGGACGGCCGCCGCTGGACCCATCCCGACCCGACGCAGATCGGGCTCACCTTCCGCGGCACGATCGCGGGTGCCCAGCAGGGGCGCGACGTCACCGAGGAGTACGTCGGCACACTCGGCCCCTCGGTGCGCTCGGTCGTCCCCGTGCGCTCCGGCGGGCGGGTGGTCGCCCTCGTCGGCGTCGGCATCACCACCGACCGCCTGAGCCGGTCCTTCTGGCCCAACCTCGTGCCCATCGGGCTGGCCGCACTCGCCGTGCTCGCGGTGGGCACGGCCGGCGCCGGGCTCGTCAGCCGCCGGGTCCGTCGCCAGACCGGCGGGCTCCCGGAGCGGGACCTGAGCCGGATGCTCGACTACCACGACGCGGTCCTGCACTCCGTGCGCGAGGGGATCGTGCTGGTCGGGCTGGACCACCGCGTCCGGCTGGTCAACGACGAGGCCCGGCGGCTGCTGGGCGCGGACCCGCCGGTGGGGGAGCCCGTGGGCCCGGAGCTGCCCCAGGCCCTCGCAGCGACGATGGCGTCGCCGCGCGACGTGCGCGACGAGTGGCACCTGGTCGGCGACCGCATCCTCGTGGTCAACCACACGACCGCACGCTGGCGCGGTCGTGCGCTCGGGACCGTCACGACGCTGCGCGACCGCACCGAGCTGCAGGCCGCCACGCGCGAGCTCGACTCCGTACGCAGCCTCGCCGACGCCCTGCACGCCCAGGTGCACGAGTCGGGCAACCGGATGCACACGGTCGTCTCGCTGATGGAGCTCGGCCGCACCGACGAGGCGATCGGCTTCGCCACCGGCGAGCTGGACCGCGGCGGGCGCCTCGACGCCCAGATCCTCGAGCACGTGGGCGACCCGGTCGTGGCCGCGCTGCTGCTCGGGCTCACGGCCAAGGCGAGCGAGCGCGGGGTGACGCTCCGGCTCGCGCCCGCCTCCAGCGTCGGCGCGCACGAGCTCGACGACCACGACCTGCTGACGCTGGTCGGCAACCTCGTCGACAACGCGGTCGACGCCGCCGCGACCCGCGGGCCGGAGGGTCGTACGCCGGAGGTCACGGTGGACCTGACGACGGCGGGCCGGGCCCTGCGGCTGGTCGTCGAGGACAGCGGTCCGGGTGTCGCCCCGGCCGACCGCGAGCGGATCGTGCGGCGCGGGTGGTCGACCAAGTCGACCGACTCCGTGGCCGGGCGCGGGCTCGGCCTGGCGCTCGTGCTCCAGACGGTGCGCCGCCTCGGCGGGACGCTCGACATCGACGCGAGCGCGCTGGGCGGGGCGCGGTTCACGGTGAGCGTCGGAGGTGGGCGGTGACCTACCGCGCCGTCGTCGTCGAGGACGAGGAGACCGCCGGGGCCGCCCACGCCGCGTACCTGACCCGTCTCGGGTTCGACGTGGTCGGGATCGCCCGCTCGGGGCGCGACGCCGTACGCCTGCTGGCTCAGCACCCTGACGTCGACCTCGTCCTGCTCGACTTCAGGCTGCCCGACACCCACGGGCTCCAGCTGCTCGCCCACCTCCGGGTCGCCGGCGTCGACGCGGACGTGATCGCCGTGACCTCCGTCCGCGAGGTCGAGGCGGTGCGCCAGGCGGTCGCGCAGGGCGTGGTCGCGTACCTGATCAAGCCCTTCAGCTTCGCCGCGTTCAAGGCCAGGATCGAGCAGTACGTCGCCTACCGCGACCAGCTCGACGCCCAGCCGGCGTCGGTCGCGCAGTCCGACGTCGACGCGGTGCTACGGACGCTCCGCCCGCACCGCAGCGCGGAGTCGCTGCCCAAGGGCCTGACCGCGGAGACGGTGGCCCTGGTCGTGCGCGCGGTGCAGGACGCCGGGCCGCTCTCGGCCGGGGAGGCGGCCGAACGGGTCGGCACCTCGCGCGTCACGGCCCGCCGCTACCTCGAGCACCTCGTCGACACCGGCGTGGTGGAGCGGCGCACGCGGCACGGCGGGTCGGGCCGTCCCGAGATCGAGTACGGCTGGCGCTGAGCTTCGCCGAGGTGATGAGGTGGTCGCCGTGACCGACGCGCCCCCGCTGCTGGAGAGCACCCGCCGTGCCCTGGACCACCGCCTCGCCCGCGCGCAGGCCGAGGGACGGGCGCCGAGCTTCGTCGCCGGGCTGGTGCGCGACGGTGAGCTCGTCTGGACGGGCTCCAGCGGCACGGTCGACGGGGCGGCCCCGACGCCGGACACGCAGTACCGGATCGGCTCGATCACCAAGACGTTCGTCGCGGTCCTGGTCCTGCGGCTGCGCGACGAGGGCCGGCTCGACCTCGGCGACCGGGTCGAGACGCACCTGCCCGGGACGTCGGTCGGCGACCGCACCGTGCTGCAGCTGCTCAGCCACACCGCGGGCATCGCGTCGGAGACCCCGTCCCCCTGGTGGGAGCGCACCGACGGGGCGGTGCGCCCCGCGCTCGCCGACGTGCTCGGCCCCGAGCCGGGGCGGCTCCTGGCGGGGCGGCACTTCCACTACTCCAACGCGGGCTTCGCCGTCCTCGGGGCGCTCGTCGAGCGGCTGCGCGGCCGGCCCTTCGGCGAGGTGCTCGCCGCGGAGGTCCTCGAACCCCTCGGCCTGCGCCGGACGACCCTGATGCCGGTCGCGCCGCACGCGCAGGGGTTCGCCGTGCACCCGTGGGCGGACCTGCTGCTGCCCGAGCCCGCCCACGACGCCGGCCTGATGGCCCCGGCCGGGCAGCTCTGGTCGACCGTGGCCGACCTGTCGCGGTTCGCTGCCTTCCTGCTCGACGGCGACGACCGCGTGCTGTCCCTCGACTCGCTCCGCGAGATGCGCGAGCCGGTGGCGCGGACCGACCCGGAGGCGGGCGGCTACGGGCTCGGGCTCCAGGCGTCGGGCGGCAAGCACGGCCTGGTGGGCCACGGCGGTTCGATGCCCGGCTTCCTCGCCGGGCTCGACCTCGCGCCGGACGCGGGGCTCGCCCTCGTCGCGTTCGCCAACGCGACGTCCGGGCCCGACGTCGGCGCGCTCGTCGAGGACCTGTTCGAGGCGGTCGTCAGCGCCGAGCCGCGCTTCCCCGAGGCATGGGCGCCGCTGCCCGAGGCGGAACCGGCCCTGGTCGCGCTGACCGGTCCCTGGTACTGGGGTGCAGCACCGTTCGCGATCAAGCTGCACGCCGACCGCTACCTCGAGCTCGTCACCCTCGGCAACCGCGGGCGAGAGTCGCGGTTCCGTCCGCAGGCCGACGGCACCTGGACCGGTCGCGACGGCTACTACCGCGGCGAGACCCTGACCGTCGTCCGCGACGCGGACGGGGCGGTGACGCACCTCGACCTCGCGTCGTTCGTCCTCACCCGCGAGCCGTACGCCCCCGCCGACGTCGTCCCCGGCGGGGTCGGGCCGACGGGTTGGGGCACCAGTCCGGAGGTCTGATGGACGGTTTTCTGCTGCTCATGGCCTCGTCAGGGGGCGGAGGGGCCCGATACCGGCGACGAACCGCAGAAAACCGTCTCCGCGACTCAGTCGTCGGCGGGCAGCTGCGGCTGGGTGGTCGAGGCGAGGACACGTCGGGCGCGACGCCCGAGGTCGCTGAGGTCGACACGGCCGGCGTCGGCGGCCGCGGCGAGGCGGGCGGCCAGGTCGAGCGCCTCGTCGAGGACGGGGACGTCGGCCGCCGCCTCCTCGCCCATGTCGCGCAGGATCGTCACCTCGGTCCGCGACGCCACGATCGGCTCGGGGACGCCCTCGATCCACACCCGCGTACGCCGGCCCTCACCACGCTGGTCACCGACCAGGCGTTCCAGCGCGAAGACCTTGTCCGAGCGCACGTACTTCCCGAACCCCAAGGCGATCATGCGCGGCTCCGGCATGCCGATCATGATGCGCCATCCCGGCACCCACGTCACCCACGCCAGCCGGGATGCTCCGGATCCCGTGCCTTCGCCTGGACGAGCGGAGCGTGACGACACGCTTTTCGTCGTCACGCGCGGGGAGGAAGGCGAAGGGTCAGAGCGGGATCCGCGTCCGAGCGGAGCGAGGACAGGAGGTAGAGCTACGGGTGTCGGAACGTCACCGTGCAGCCGCCGTCGACCGGGACGATCGCGCCGGTCATGAACGACGACTCGTCGCTCGCGAGGAACACGGCCACGTTCGCGACCTCCTCGGCGCTCGCCTGGCGGCCGATGGGCTGCAGCGCGGCGGCCGCGTCGCGGCGGGCGTTGGCCGCGGCCGCACCCTCCGGGCCGAGGCTCGCGCGGTAGCCGCCCATGTCGGTGTCGATGTAGCCGGGCAGGATCGCGTTCACCCGCACGCCCAGGGGTGAGTAGTCGACCGCCAGCTGGCGCGTCAGGTTCACCACGCCGCCCTTGGTGGCGCAGTAGGCCGGTGCCCACGGGGCGCCGACGATGCCGTACGTCGAGGCGATGTTGATCACCCGGCCGCGACCCGAGGCGAGCAGGTGCGGCATCGCCGCTCGGACGCAGAGGAACGGGCCGGTCAGGTTCACCGCGACGCAGCGCAGCCAGGTCTCCACGTCGAGCTCGTGCGCCGGTCCGGAACCGCCCGAGATGCCCGCGTCGTTCACGAGCACGTCGAGCGAGCCGTACGCCTCGACCGCCGCGGCGACCGCGGCGTCGACCTGGTCGGGCTCCGCGACGTCGCAGCCCACCGCGATCGCCTGCCCACCCGCGGCCTCGATCTCGCCGACGGTCCGGGCGCCGTCCTGCACGTCCGCGACCACGACGCGCGCGCCCTCGGCGGCCATGCCGCGGGCGATCGCCGCACCGATGCCGCCGGCCGCGCCGGTGACCAGCGCGACCCGTCCCTCCAGGCGCGCGCTCATTCCACGATCGCCCGGGTCAGGAGGACGGCGGTGATGAACGTCCGGAACAGCCGGATCGGGTCGTCGTCGCTCATGGTCACGGTGCGGGCGTCGACCCGCGTGACGCCGTTGATCCAGGTGGCCATCTCGGCCATGTCCCCGGTGAGGAAGAGGACCTCGAGCGTCGCGGGCAGGGTGATCTGGGGCAGCAGCTCCTTCTTGTCCCGTGAACCCACCCCCTCGACCGCCCGCCGGGCCGCGTCCTCGATGAGGGCCTTGGCCTCCTCCGGGTGCAGCGACTCGGCGGCGAACCGGCTCACCGAGTGCTTCACCACCGCGGGCACGATCCCGGGGCTGATCCGCGCGGCTTCCTCGGCCGTGGTGTCGTCGCCGGTGACCAGGACGACGGGTACGCCGTGGCCGAGCGCGACGAGCATGTTGATGCCCGACTCGCCGACCTCGATGCCGTTCAGCCGGACGCGGGCGATCGCGCGCGGGTTGTAGGTGTGCGACAGCGTCGAGGCCTCGCTGGCCATCGAGCCGTGGTAGCTGACGAAGAACACGGCGTCGAACGACGGGTCGAGCCCCTGCATCATGTACAGCGGCTTGTGCCGCCCGGACAGGTAGCGGGCGCGGCCGTGCAGGGCGTCGGGGCGCAGGTTCTGCATCGTGGAGTGCGAGTCGTTGACCAGCACCTCGGACGCGCCGCCGGCCATGGCACCGTCGATCGCGGCGTTCACCTCGTCCTGCAGCAGCCCCCGGTAGTACTGGTACTCCGGCTGGGGCGCCAGGCACTGGCTCCAGTCGACGACGCCGGCGGTGCCCTCCATGTCGGAGGACAGGAAGACCTTCACAGCACGCTCCTTCGGCAGATCTCGGGTTCGTCGTGGTCGGGCGTCATCAGCGCGTACGTGGCGCTCGCAGAGCCCGCGGCCCCGCCGTGACGACCGTCCGGGGTCAGGGCCAGCACGCGCAGCTCGGAGCGGAACGTGTCGGGCAGGGTCGCGGCGTCGGCCAGCGCCTCGCGGCACGCCTGCTCGACGTCCTCGCCGCGGCGCAGCGCCTCGACGACCGTCCGGGCGGTGCCCGAGCGCATGCTCAGCTCGCCACGGCCGGTGCAGGCCGCGCCGCCGCCGCGGAGGTCGGCCCAGGTGCCCGACCCGGGCAGCGGGGTGTCGCCCAGTCGGCCCGGGTACTTCCAGGGGTAACCGCTCGTCGAGACGCCGACGACGAGCTCGCCCGAGGCGTCGAGCGCGAGCACGTTGATCGTGCCCCACGGCCCGTCGTGCGGGGCGAAGCGGCGGACCAGGTCGAGCGCGGCCTGCCGGTACGCCCGGTCGCCCGCGCTGCCCTCCTCGCGCTCGCCCTCGACGTTGGCGCCGGAGTTCGCCTCCGAGAGGGCCTCGGCGAACATCCGCCGGGACTCCTCGGTGGTGAGGTCTGCGGTCGCGAACCCGCACTCCGCGGCGAAGTTCGCCGCCCCCTCGCCCACGAGCAGGCAGTGCTGCGGGAGCCGCTCCATCACGGCGCGGGCGACGGAGATCGGGTTCGGGTAACCCTGCAGGGCGCCGACCGCGCCGAAGGCCCGGCTCGAGCCGACCATGACCGACGCGTCGAGCTCGACGACGCCGCGCGCAT from Microlunatus sagamiharensis includes the following:
- a CDS encoding sensor histidine kinase, which encodes MSLRGRVAAQSVAVQLLLLQVVVVAAVVLVGGALALADARGDQRREAETATLLVAHTVATTPEVVDAVAAPDPTAVLQPYALAVQQQTGTDFVVIMTTDGRRWTHPDPTQIGLTFRGTIAGAQQGRDVTEEYVGTLGPSVRSVVPVRSGGRVVALVGVGITTDRLSRSFWPNLVPIGLAALAVLAVGTAGAGLVSRRVRRQTGGLPERDLSRMLDYHDAVLHSVREGIVLVGLDHRVRLVNDEARRLLGADPPVGEPVGPELPQALAATMASPRDVRDEWHLVGDRILVVNHTTARWRGRALGTVTTLRDRTELQAATRELDSVRSLADALHAQVHESGNRMHTVVSLMELGRTDEAIGFATGELDRGGRLDAQILEHVGDPVVAALLLGLTAKASERGVTLRLAPASSVGAHELDDHDLLTLVGNLVDNAVDAAATRGPEGRTPEVTVDLTTAGRALRLVVEDSGPGVAPADRERIVRRGWSTKSTDSVAGRGLGLALVLQTVRRLGGTLDIDASALGGARFTVSVGGGR
- a CDS encoding response regulator, which translates into the protein MTYRAVVVEDEETAGAAHAAYLTRLGFDVVGIARSGRDAVRLLAQHPDVDLVLLDFRLPDTHGLQLLAHLRVAGVDADVIAVTSVREVEAVRQAVAQGVVAYLIKPFSFAAFKARIEQYVAYRDQLDAQPASVAQSDVDAVLRTLRPHRSAESLPKGLTAETVALVVRAVQDAGPLSAGEAAERVGTSRVTARRYLEHLVDTGVVERRTRHGGSGRPEIEYGWR
- a CDS encoding serine hydrolase domain-containing protein produces the protein MTDAPPLLESTRRALDHRLARAQAEGRAPSFVAGLVRDGELVWTGSSGTVDGAAPTPDTQYRIGSITKTFVAVLVLRLRDEGRLDLGDRVETHLPGTSVGDRTVLQLLSHTAGIASETPSPWWERTDGAVRPALADVLGPEPGRLLAGRHFHYSNAGFAVLGALVERLRGRPFGEVLAAEVLEPLGLRRTTLMPVAPHAQGFAVHPWADLLLPEPAHDAGLMAPAGQLWSTVADLSRFAAFLLDGDDRVLSLDSLREMREPVARTDPEAGGYGLGLQASGGKHGLVGHGGSMPGFLAGLDLAPDAGLALVAFANATSGPDVGALVEDLFEAVVSAEPRFPEAWAPLPEAEPALVALTGPWYWGAAPFAIKLHADRYLELVTLGNRGRESRFRPQADGTWTGRDGYYRGETLTVVRDADGAVTHLDLASFVLTREPYAPADVVPGGVGPTGWGTSPEV
- a CDS encoding SDR family NAD(P)-dependent oxidoreductase is translated as MSARLEGRVALVTGAAGGIGAAIARGMAAEGARVVVADVQDGARTVGEIEAAGGQAIAVGCDVAEPDQVDAAVAAAVEAYGSLDVLVNDAGISGGSGPAHELDVETWLRCVAVNLTGPFLCVRAAMPHLLASGRGRVINIASTYGIVGAPWAPAYCATKGGVVNLTRQLAVDYSPLGVRVNAILPGYIDTDMGGYRASLGPEGAAAANARRDAAAALQPIGRQASAEEVANVAVFLASDESSFMTGAIVPVDGGCTVTFRHP
- a CDS encoding M55 family metallopeptidase, whose protein sequence is MKVFLSSDMEGTAGVVDWSQCLAPQPEYQYYRGLLQDEVNAAIDGAMAGGASEVLVNDSHSTMQNLRPDALHGRARYLSGRHKPLYMMQGLDPSFDAVFFVSYHGSMASEASTLSHTYNPRAIARVRLNGIEVGESGINMLVALGHGVPVVLVTGDDTTAEEAARISPGIVPAVVKHSVSRFAAESLHPEEAKALIEDAARRAVEGVGSRDKKELLPQITLPATLEVLFLTGDMAEMATWINGVTRVDARTVTMSDDDPIRLFRTFITAVLLTRAIVE
- a CDS encoding N(4)-(beta-N-acetylglucosaminyl)-L-asparaginase; this translates as MSVTPSVIGSERSEIGLPAAAAVLRSGGSALDAVEAALRACEDNLADHYVGTAGLPNARGVVELDASVMVGSSRAFGAVGALQGYPNPISVARAVMERLPQHCLLVGEGAANFAAECGFATADLTTEESRRMFAEALSEANSGANVEGEREEGSAGDRAYRQAALDLVRRFAPHDGPWGTINVLALDASGELVVGVSTSGYPWKYPGRLGDTPLPGSGTWADLRGGGAACTGRGELSMRSGTARTVVEALRRGEDVEQACREALADAATLPDTFRSELRVLALTPDGRHGGAAGSASATYALMTPDHDEPEICRRSVL